A window of the Agrococcus jejuensis genome harbors these coding sequences:
- a CDS encoding succinate dehydrogenase iron-sulfur subunit — protein sequence MTDTQTLEATTSDDQATEVEAIEEPKSFTVTLNVRRYDPEADDEPKWVDYDVEMYPTERILDALHRIKWEQDSTLAFRRSCAHGVCGSDAMRINGRNRLACKALIKDFDISKPIYVEAIKGLPLEKDLIVNMEPFFDSFREIQPFLQATGKPEKERHQTIAQRERFDDTTKCILCAACTTSCPVFWTDGQYFGPAAIVNAHRFIFDSRDEASQVRLDILNDKEGVWRCRTTFNCTDACPRGIEVTKAIAEVKAAMTSGRVS from the coding sequence ATGACCGACACGCAGACGCTCGAGGCGACGACCTCCGACGACCAGGCCACCGAGGTCGAGGCGATCGAGGAGCCCAAGTCGTTCACGGTGACGCTCAACGTGCGCCGCTACGACCCCGAGGCCGACGACGAGCCCAAGTGGGTCGACTACGACGTCGAGATGTACCCGACGGAGCGCATCCTCGACGCCCTGCACCGCATCAAGTGGGAGCAGGACTCGACGCTCGCGTTCCGCCGCTCGTGCGCCCACGGCGTGTGCGGCTCCGACGCCATGCGCATCAACGGCCGCAACCGTCTCGCGTGCAAGGCGCTCATCAAGGACTTCGACATCTCGAAGCCCATCTACGTCGAGGCGATCAAGGGCCTGCCGCTCGAGAAGGACCTCATCGTGAACATGGAGCCGTTCTTCGACTCCTTCCGCGAGATCCAGCCCTTCCTGCAGGCCACGGGCAAGCCCGAGAAGGAGCGCCACCAGACGATCGCGCAGCGCGAGCGCTTCGACGACACCACGAAGTGCATCCTCTGCGCAGCGTGCACCACGTCGTGCCCCGTGTTCTGGACCGACGGCCAGTACTTCGGCCCGGCCGCGATCGTGAACGCGCACCGCTTCATCTTCGACAGCCGCGACGAGGCGTCGCAGGTGCGCCTCGACATCCTCAACGACAAGGAGGGCGTGTGGCGCTGCCGCACGACCTTCAACTGCACCGACGCATGCCCCCGCGGCATCGAGGTGACGAAGGCGATCGCCGAGGTCAAGGCGGCGATGACGTCGGGCCGCGTGTCCTGA
- a CDS encoding siderophore-interacting protein → MSTPARRSRPTNVLEVVAVEQLAPHLVRIWAGGEGLEAFEGSDATDRYVKIWFTQPGHDLDAPWDVEELRQTLAPEQLPVSRTYSVPVVEADRVAIDFVVHGDEGLAGPWAAAAKPGDRIVFSGPGGGYAPDASADAHLLAGDESAIPAIGAALAWMAEHAPAAVGTAYVEVHGTADELALPRPAGVDLVWLHRGEAVTAGTSPVLADAVAGHAFVDGRTHVFAHGEREAMKAIRDVVKRQGIAREDLSLSGYWAHGRTEDRFQAEKREPIGQIL, encoded by the coding sequence ATGTCCACGCCCGCGCGCCGCAGTCGTCCGACGAACGTGCTGGAGGTGGTCGCGGTCGAGCAGCTCGCCCCGCACCTCGTACGCATCTGGGCGGGCGGCGAGGGGCTCGAGGCGTTCGAGGGCTCGGACGCGACCGACCGCTACGTGAAGATCTGGTTCACGCAGCCGGGCCACGACCTCGACGCCCCGTGGGACGTCGAGGAGCTGCGCCAGACGCTCGCGCCCGAGCAGCTGCCGGTGTCGCGCACGTACTCGGTGCCCGTCGTCGAGGCCGACCGCGTCGCGATCGACTTCGTCGTGCACGGCGACGAGGGCCTCGCAGGCCCGTGGGCAGCGGCTGCGAAGCCCGGCGACCGCATCGTCTTCTCGGGTCCGGGCGGCGGCTACGCGCCCGACGCCTCCGCCGACGCGCACCTGCTCGCGGGTGACGAGTCGGCGATCCCGGCCATCGGCGCCGCGCTCGCGTGGATGGCCGAGCACGCGCCCGCCGCGGTCGGCACGGCGTACGTCGAGGTGCACGGCACCGCCGACGAGCTCGCGCTGCCGAGGCCTGCGGGCGTGGACCTCGTGTGGCTGCACCGCGGCGAGGCCGTGACGGCGGGCACCTCCCCCGTGCTCGCCGACGCCGTCGCCGGCCACGCGTTCGTCGACGGCCGCACGCACGTCTTCGCGCACGGCGAGCGCGAGGCGATGAAGGCCATCCGCGACGTCGTGAAGCGCCAGGGCATCGCGCGCGAGGACCTGTCGCTGTCGGGCTACTGGGCGCACGGCCGCACCGAGGACCGCTTCCAGGCCGAGAAGCGCGAGCCGATCGGGCAGATCCTCTAG